Proteins from a genomic interval of Stenotrophomonas maltophilia:
- a CDS encoding transglutaminase-like domain-containing protein, translating into MYRPAAHIFVVALAALMAAPLCAQDRPRTDAIPPIGSITPAEIPSPEQVFAIPPAMRAMLQAQVMDRSSSREQRLQALVEMIFGRQGLDLQYDANATYTVGEVWQQRRANCLAFTLMFVALAREAGIQARVQEVGQVVSWYQDQDAGVVYSVGHVNAGVEIAGRYATVDLDRNVLYDRHGPQPVSRARALAHFYNNRGAERMAEGDLVGARAFFDASVVQDRAFPSVWNNLGVLDNREGNTDAARQALDRALRLDGRQDAALTNASALYRRLGLDAQANALARRLASVQREDPFAQYMLGTQAEQAGKLAEAIRYYRQAVRLYDTAHQFHFGLARVYFLSGQLERADRELTRARLLGGAPEQARYQAKLDSLARWRAQQQARR; encoded by the coding sequence ATGTACCGCCCTGCCGCCCACATCTTCGTCGTGGCCCTGGCCGCCTTGATGGCCGCGCCACTCTGCGCACAGGACCGCCCGCGCACCGATGCAATCCCGCCCATCGGAAGCATCACCCCGGCGGAAATTCCCTCACCGGAACAGGTCTTTGCGATTCCTCCCGCAATGCGCGCGATGCTGCAGGCGCAGGTGATGGACCGCAGTTCATCGCGCGAGCAGCGGCTGCAGGCGCTGGTGGAAATGATCTTCGGCCGGCAGGGACTGGACCTGCAGTACGACGCGAACGCAACCTACACCGTGGGCGAAGTCTGGCAGCAGCGCCGCGCCAATTGCCTGGCCTTCACGCTGATGTTCGTGGCACTGGCGCGCGAGGCTGGCATCCAGGCCCGCGTGCAGGAAGTCGGCCAGGTCGTGTCCTGGTACCAGGACCAGGACGCCGGTGTGGTCTACAGCGTGGGCCACGTCAACGCGGGCGTGGAGATCGCGGGGCGTTACGCCACGGTCGACCTCGATCGCAACGTGCTCTACGACCGCCACGGCCCGCAGCCGGTCAGCCGCGCGCGTGCACTGGCCCACTTCTACAACAATCGTGGTGCCGAGCGCATGGCCGAAGGAGACCTCGTCGGCGCCCGCGCGTTCTTCGATGCCTCGGTCGTGCAGGATCGCGCGTTCCCCTCGGTCTGGAACAACCTGGGCGTGCTCGACAACCGTGAGGGCAACACCGATGCGGCGCGGCAGGCACTGGACCGCGCCCTGCGCCTGGACGGCCGCCAGGATGCGGCGCTGACCAACGCCAGCGCGCTGTACCGGCGGCTGGGGCTGGATGCGCAGGCCAATGCACTGGCGCGCCGCCTGGCATCGGTGCAGCGCGAGGATCCGTTCGCGCAGTACATGCTGGGCACGCAGGCCGAACAGGCCGGAAAGCTGGCCGAAGCCATCCGCTATTACCGGCAGGCCGTGCGCCTGTATGACACCGCGCACCAGTTCCACTTCGGGCTGGCGCGCGTGTATTTCCTGTCCGGCCAGCTCGAGCGCGCCGACCGTGAACTGACCCGCGCGCGGCTGCTCGGCGGTGCACCGGAGCAGGCACGCTACCAGGCCAAGCTGGACAGCCTGGCCCGCTGGCGCGCGCAGCAGCAGGCCAGGCGCTGA
- a CDS encoding zinc ribbon domain-containing protein YjdM: MSSVPACPQCTLENTYADGALWICADCGFEWTAEESAGSTLVVRDSNGNTLQAGDTVTVIKDLKVKGSSIPLKQGTVIRNIRLVDDDAEHIEGNSDKIKGLVLKTCFLKKA; the protein is encoded by the coding sequence ATGTCGTCTGTTCCCGCCTGCCCGCAGTGCACCCTGGAAAACACCTATGCCGATGGCGCGCTGTGGATCTGCGCCGATTGCGGTTTCGAATGGACCGCCGAGGAAAGCGCCGGTTCGACCCTGGTCGTGCGTGACAGCAACGGCAATACCCTGCAGGCCGGCGACACCGTCACCGTGATCAAGGACCTGAAGGTGAAGGGGTCTTCGATCCCGCTCAAGCAGGGCACCGTGATCCGCAACATCCGCCTGGTTGACGATGATGCCGAGCACATCGAAGGCAACTCGGACAAGATCAAGGGCCTGGTCCTGAAGACCTGCTTCCTCAAGAAGGCCTGA
- a CDS encoding Hsp70 family protein produces MRLGIDFGTSNSAAAIVHEGKLLPIRFGDAEQFRTSVYFPGVVPDPDDFQLDDGQEHQLQQMIDSAARAARAAGQERTPQALRREALRALRREWMEARAGKERSASDLLQNAVYGDEALEAYFEEHEGNLVQSPKSMLGYNLHPRAKQTITGIAAHILEHIRLTASAQLGQPLRSALLGRPVQFRSSIGAAGNDQALDILREAATQAGFDQIDFLEEPAAAAMHYHAESRERHQAVIVDIGGGTTDIAHAEVGGNDAPRIHRAWGIARGGTDIDLALSLSSYMPLFGRGITRVPAHHYVEAATVQDMTRQRDFRQHKYDHVDDPWGTRLQALQDTGNTARLYRDVERAKIALSAASEHRSTLDYIARDLHADSSADGLAGAAHGYLEQIRELLAQVRSDIGGDPDAVFLTGGMSRAGYLRQAVAEAFPGARMVHGEPSLGVVQGLALAAASQD; encoded by the coding sequence ATGCGCCTCGGCATCGACTTCGGTACCAGCAACTCCGCCGCCGCCATCGTGCATGAGGGGAAACTGCTGCCGATCCGCTTCGGCGATGCCGAGCAGTTCCGCACCAGCGTTTATTTCCCAGGCGTGGTGCCCGATCCGGACGACTTCCAGCTCGATGACGGCCAGGAGCACCAGCTGCAGCAGATGATCGACAGCGCCGCGCGCGCGGCCCGTGCCGCCGGCCAGGAACGCACGCCACAGGCACTGCGCCGGGAAGCCCTGCGCGCACTGCGCCGGGAATGGATGGAGGCCCGTGCCGGCAAGGAACGCAGCGCCAGCGACCTGCTGCAGAACGCAGTCTACGGCGACGAAGCGCTGGAAGCCTATTTCGAGGAACACGAAGGCAACCTGGTGCAGAGCCCGAAGTCGATGCTGGGCTACAACCTGCACCCGCGCGCCAAGCAGACCATCACCGGCATCGCCGCGCACATCCTCGAGCACATCCGCCTGACCGCCAGCGCCCAGCTCGGCCAACCACTGCGCTCGGCCCTGCTCGGGCGCCCGGTGCAGTTCCGCAGCTCGATCGGCGCGGCCGGCAATGACCAGGCGCTGGACATCCTGCGCGAGGCTGCCACCCAGGCCGGCTTCGACCAGATCGATTTCCTCGAAGAACCCGCGGCGGCGGCCATGCACTACCACGCCGAAAGCCGCGAGCGGCACCAGGCGGTGATCGTCGACATCGGCGGCGGTACCACCGATATCGCGCATGCCGAAGTCGGCGGAAACGACGCCCCGCGCATCCACCGCGCCTGGGGTATCGCCCGCGGCGGTACCGACATCGACCTGGCCCTGAGCCTGTCCAGCTACATGCCGCTGTTCGGCCGCGGCATCACCCGCGTGCCCGCCCACCACTACGTGGAAGCGGCCACCGTGCAGGACATGACCCGCCAGCGCGACTTCCGCCAGCACAAGTACGACCATGTCGACGACCCGTGGGGCACGCGCCTGCAGGCCCTGCAGGACACCGGCAATACCGCCCGCCTGTACCGCGACGTCGAGCGCGCCAAGATCGCCCTCAGCGCCGCCAGCGAGCATCGGAGCACGCTGGACTACATCGCCCGCGACCTGCATGCCGACAGCAGCGCCGATGGCCTGGCCGGCGCCGCCCATGGCTACCTGGAGCAGATCCGCGAGCTGCTGGCCCAGGTCCGCAGCGACATCGGCGGCGACCCGGATGCGGTGTTCCTGACCGGCGGCATGTCCCGTGCCGGCTACCTGCGCCAAGCCGTGGCCGAGGCCTTCCCGGGCGCCCGCATGGTCCACGGCGAACCCTCGCTGGGCGTGGTCCAGGGCCTTGCGCTGGCGGCAGCCAGCCAGGATTAA
- a CDS encoding YkgJ family cysteine cluster protein, with translation MLLQPGDHVPGQFLSRDTHGRAVMARNEEGWCAAIDPYHLRCTIYSQRPAICRQFSMGGDDCRRERQDYLRQADAWALSSPST, from the coding sequence GTGCTGCTGCAGCCCGGCGACCACGTGCCTGGCCAGTTCCTGTCACGCGACACCCACGGCCGTGCCGTGATGGCGCGCAACGAGGAAGGCTGGTGCGCGGCGATCGATCCCTATCACCTGCGCTGCACGATCTATTCGCAGCGCCCGGCGATCTGCCGCCAGTTTTCGATGGGCGGCGATGACTGCCGCCGCGAGCGGCAGGACTACCTGCGCCAGGCCGACGCCTGGGCGCTTTCCTCCCCTTCCACCTGA
- a CDS encoding DUF4097 family beta strand repeat-containing protein, translated as MTRTLISCCVALLLAPAVALADTRIDERHTLAAGGRIELSNVAGKVTVRGWDRNDVQLTGTLSDGLQLRQEKSANRVRWEIEYPRRNNNGGATLVLNVPRSVELLLSTVSASQDISGIDVRRLQADTVSGSLSASGRSGDSKLNTVSGSVSARLQTPKLDVNTVSGRIEAGGGVSGDIGAQTVSGRVEVDAGRVQRLAVETVSGSIDLAAAGLAPGGRVNVESVSASVTLSLPRTVSAQLSVNSFSGSINSDAGQVERPRYGPGSHLDTRLGGGDGDIRIQSHSGSVRVRLDR; from the coding sequence ATGACCCGAACCCTGATTTCCTGCTGTGTCGCGCTGCTGCTGGCCCCTGCCGTGGCGCTGGCCGACACCCGCATCGACGAGCGGCATACCCTGGCCGCGGGCGGTCGCATCGAGCTGAGCAACGTCGCCGGCAAGGTGACCGTGCGTGGTTGGGACCGCAATGACGTGCAGCTCACCGGCACGCTCAGCGACGGCCTGCAGCTGCGGCAGGAGAAAAGCGCCAACCGCGTGCGCTGGGAGATCGAATACCCGCGCCGCAACAACAACGGTGGGGCCACGCTGGTGCTGAACGTGCCGCGCTCGGTGGAGCTGTTGCTGAGCACGGTCAGCGCCAGCCAGGACATCAGCGGCATCGACGTGCGACGGCTGCAGGCCGACACGGTCAGCGGCAGCCTGAGCGCATCTGGCCGCAGTGGTGACAGCAAGCTCAACACGGTCAGTGGCAGCGTCAGCGCACGCCTGCAGACGCCAAAACTGGATGTGAACACCGTCAGTGGCCGGATCGAGGCCGGCGGCGGCGTGTCCGGTGATATCGGTGCGCAGACGGTATCCGGACGGGTCGAGGTCGACGCCGGGCGCGTGCAGCGGCTGGCGGTGGAGACCGTCTCGGGCAGCATCGACCTGGCAGCAGCCGGATTGGCGCCCGGCGGCCGCGTCAATGTCGAATCGGTCAGTGCCTCGGTCACGCTGAGCCTGCCGCGCACGGTGTCGGCACAGCTGTCGGTGAACAGCTTCAGCGGCTCGATCAACAGCGATGCCGGTCAGGTGGAGCGGCCGCGCTATGGGCCGGGCAGCCATCTCGATACGCGTCTGGGCGGCGGTGATGGAGACATCCGCATCCAGTCGCATTCGGGCAGTGTGCGGGTGCGGCTGGACCGCTGA